A region of Bacillus cabrialesii DNA encodes the following proteins:
- a CDS encoding LysM peptidoglycan-binding domain-containing protein, translating to MTNMSRVERKKAQDLYEDQNAASAEDYFDDVGESLPTRQSVKNQREQKKKQGKTKTPLFTVLAVLFVFVPVIVLVTLFYLKSHPDNHDDYEDVFIDSSQSKYEIVPKSKDKKDTADTGKTKETALQQESKKKSEDTKAKEPAKTTTDKKQPAVAEKEDSANKEEATAAAASSSQQQTAAPQKQQPDEPVQSEPKRVVKHTVQKKETLYRISMKYYKSRSGEETIRAYNHLNGNDVYTGQVLDIPLMDE from the coding sequence ATGACGAACATGTCGAGAGTGGAGAGAAAAAAAGCCCAGGATCTTTATGAAGATCAAAACGCCGCATCGGCGGAAGATTATTTCGATGATGTTGGAGAAAGCCTTCCGACAAGACAATCTGTAAAAAATCAAAGAGAACAGAAAAAAAAGCAAGGCAAAACAAAAACGCCATTATTCACTGTGCTCGCTGTATTATTTGTATTTGTGCCGGTTATCGTTTTAGTCACCTTATTTTATCTAAAAAGCCATCCGGATAATCATGATGATTATGAAGATGTGTTTATCGACAGCAGCCAAAGCAAATATGAGATTGTGCCGAAATCTAAGGATAAAAAAGACACCGCAGACACTGGAAAGACGAAAGAGACCGCTCTGCAGCAAGAGTCAAAAAAAAAGTCTGAGGACACAAAGGCAAAAGAGCCGGCAAAAACAACAACTGATAAGAAACAGCCAGCTGTAGCTGAAAAAGAAGACTCAGCAAATAAGGAGGAAGCAACCGCCGCGGCTGCTTCCTCTTCCCAACAACAAACCGCAGCGCCGCAAAAACAGCAGCCGGATGAGCCGGTTCAATCTGAGCCGAAACGCGTTGTCAAGCACACCGTCCAAAAGAAAGAAACGCTATACCGCATTTCTATGAAGTACTATAAAAGCAGGTCAGGAGAAGAAACAATTCGCGCGTATAATCACTTGAATGGAAATGATGTTTACACCGGACAAGTTTTGGACATCCCCTTAATGGATGAATAG